The genomic DNA CAGCGGGGAGGTGGTGCCCCCCATTCACCCCGACAACTACGAGACCACCAGCATGCCCCTCATGCAGACACAGGCGTGAGTGAAGGGATGTGCTTGGAGTCGTGCTTGCTCAGTCACTACCCAGATGTCCAGTCTATAGGAGTCAtactaaagcaggggtgtcaaagtcaaatggacggagggccaaataaaaaatttagctacaagccgagggccggactgatcgaatgttcattgagatttttttaaatgacgcatttggtctagtgcagcggaccggcccaagccttcgtaaatttcctgcggacggGGGCGGGGGGTGCGTGCGTGCGTgagcgttgtgaggatcgaaggggggggggggtgcgtgcatctcgcatttttttcagacggggtgccggcttgctgcgggccggttctaataataaatcaagatcatcccaggggccgtagaaaatccttgactctgacatatgtgtaCTAAAGCATCAGATATTTTTACACGCTTAAGATGtatttttggacaattttatgcgatttttttttttccaattcataattatgcactacttaaatttgtctttgttatCTGGCAGAAAGCAAAAAAGGCTATGATGCATTTCGTAGACAATAAtagtatgaaataaaaaaacaaacaaacaaaaaaaaaacagcattactGGAAAAAATTGCACGATTTACCctattgtctgtttttgtcttcaggAATCTGCAGAATCAGATTACAATACCACAGCAGAGGCCATCAGGTTAGTATGCTCATAGGTGTCATAAAATGCAGTCTGTTActaagacagacagacagacataaCAGCAAACTACACATGGCTCATTCTTCATGCAACTGCATGTTTGTTGTACTGTTTGAGCTTCCCTAATCACACCATGTATGAACTCTTCAACCTcacctgaaaatgtaacaaaagtgACAACACTCTACCAGAAACTTTACAAATAACGAATGTTCTAAATTGAGAGTTTTACCAACCATCTCTAGCAGAAGCGGCACTTTTTGATTATACTCATGTCAAGTAAGGCATCAAATGTTTAGGGTGTAAAAAGAGgctaaaaataggaaaatgagGAAAACTGAAACAGTAAAAGATTGATCTGAATTCTGACTAGAAAGGTCGTAAGCATTCAAATGTAATCTTTCACACACACTGCCACCGTGTTTCTCTTTAACggcaaataaaagccacttcaTTTGATTTCCTGTAGAGGTTTTAAATAATCACGTTATATATGCTTCCTAGATACGTCTGGGTCAGTGGATGTACTTAGAACATTtcctaaacaaagaaataaaacgcATTTTGGAGAAGAATCCTCAGTCTGTCATCCTTATGATGACGGTGTGTGAGCGCCCTCTAGTGAGCATGACGATCACCTGCATGATGCACTAACCAACTGCTCTCTCTGTTCACTGCTAACAAAGGAGATAATTATGTCATGTCAACATTTCGAAGACTGGAGGTAGGTGCAATTATGTTGAGATGattaatgtgtcattttaatagtttttcttgGATTGTACAGGATTTGGGCTAGTTATGGGCCAGTATGAAATTGTCATGGTATGATAACCTGATATATTACCGGTAAgcttttgcacaaaatgttcaaaatgttatAGTCGTAGGTAGTTTACTTATAATGCAGAATTGAATTGTTCTTCTCTTTAGAGAAGTGGAACAGTATGTTTTAATTTGGagaaaattgatattttttgaaaactgtttaaacccccccccacccccaataCATATTCTCACTGATCTCTTAAGAGTGCAGCATTATGTaacaacatttttctgataTCTATCCCAGGTAAATGGTATCCCTGAGGAAAGGAAGGTGGCTGAAGCCCTTAACCTTTGACCAGAAGCACCAGTGTAGGAACTGCCTTCCAtccgtctttttttttgtgtgtgtgtgtgtgtgtgttttctaacaTTTGTGCCAAACTAGGTCTGCATGATATTAACAAATCATGTATCTGCCAATACCGCAACAATGATGTCAGTGGCGATTAATGCGTCTCTTTTTCCACTCATCATGACGCTTCCAACTGTGTAACCTTTAGCATCTTAGGCATGACCCCTCTGTGTCAGGTGTCGACGTCTCCTTCAGCGACACTCCATCCAACAGATGAGTGGATTACTGGCATGCAAAATGTTAATTCGTGACACATGGGCATTGTGATAACATCGCACACAACATATGAACTATTTTGCATTCCCGGTTATCAACCTGCATGTCTCACATGGAAGGTTTCAGTCACATGTCATTCCTGGTGGGTGAGGATCTGCAACAGAGGAGAAGCAGATCCACAAGATGTGTATATGTTAAACATATGGACCTCAGAGAAAAGGGAGTTTGTACAGTGTCAATTTTATGTAATGTATAAGTTGGTAAtaaattctttataaaatatttaatggtttTGACCAATGCACATGTCCAaagaaataacaacaaacaaacaaaccccaaaactttgttgttgttttttttaatcgagggatttaaaaaaaaaacaaaaaaacaatgtacaaCAGAATAAAGGCATTTATAAATATGAAGACAATTCCACACATtgtcagacaccaaaaacaaacacgtAAATATTTGACTAGGCCCTAAAAACGGGTgtaatatttgttgcttttacatgATCACAACGATCAATTAAGGCATGAAACAACTGCCAAATGTACCACTTTGCTGTTGATCAATAAAAGAGGTCAGTAAACTTTATACATGTATCAAAGGAAAATGATAGCAGGCAAATACCATATTATCGATAATTATACGCGACTGATTGTTGGTAGAAATTTTGAGGTCAACTTGGCTCTGTTTCACTTTGAGAGTGTGAACATCCTCAAAAGCTGCAGAttgtaacaaaaacagaaatgtgtccTGTCGTTTTccagggaaaaaacaaacaaacataaatacaaaatgattGACACGCCATGTTTTACTACCCCAACGGTAGAGATGCAATTAAACACTTAAGTTTGACATAACTGTTTTCtttaagcaaagaaaaataaaaaaataaataaatatgccaAACAAGAATGTACTAAAATCTGGGTATCATCTTAAAGatgaaagtggaaaataaaaaagcaggttcaaaataaaagtgcttCCTCTCAAATGAGTAGAAACAGGCAAAGAACCAATTACCTGGCAATAGAcatatttaacaatattttcatcTATGCGGCATTAAAGTACCCTCTTAGGTCTGTCAGTGCATTACAAAGTGGTTATAATGCTGAAGTGGTCCTGATTTCAAGTGCTTAAACAACACACTTGAGTATGTGCTGTTTACAGAACCCtctggagttaaaaaaaaaaaaaaagagagagagagaaatatcaAAAAGCCTTCAACTAATTATTAGGTCGGTCTGAGGAAGGACGTTTGTTTCTTCTATGGTAGAACAATATGTGCAATATTGTGCATTTTCCACCACAGCTAGTATGAGGCATGTTTTAAAGAACAGAAGATGAACAGctgtacaaaataaatctgttgtaTCGtacaaatatacatatatttacacaGCATGTGGTGCTAATAGGACACAACTATGTGACTGAAAGGCTCAACCTTGTCTAGGAGATAGTAGATTGGGTACAAAATTCTTAATGCGATACTTCACAAACAGCAGTTATGGACGCAAAGTACAAAACAaagccaaaactgtataaaatataaGCTTAATTTAAGTCATTAAATACTGTACATGTCACATGTCATTTCTGAGCTACAGCAGGTGACAACGACTCTCTGCAAACGCAATAATCTCAAACattgctttaaatgaaaaaaataaaataaaaaacaaatgtcgCTAAAAGTTTAACAATTGCactgcaaattttttttactatacaCTCGGCAGGTTTGTGATCAGTCCACATTGATCCACTTTGTTCCTTGTGTAAATATCTCACACCAGCAATATAGAAGGTCAATGACAAGATGTTATGCAGATCCGCTtatttgggggggggggggggagaaaaaaaagagagaaaatgttccaaataTGCTGGTGGTCCTACTGCCACGTGGACGGAGAGATCCTCGGAGGAAACGAGGAACAAACTTCATATCAAACAAGTCCGGGTAAGCAGAAGAAGTGCTGCAAAGTTCGCAGCAAGCATGAGGTCCTGAGCCCAGAGAAAGTGGTTTTGGGTCTCCAAGTCTAACATGAAggtaatgtaaacatttcagtgtttctgtccTTTTAAATACTCCTCTTGCCGAGACTTCTCATTTTACAGCAGCCAATAACAACGTTACTGAAGAACTCTGACCAGTCTCATCTGGCCACCAGcagcatgaaagaaaaaaataaaaaattcagtttgatttttatccGTCACTTCAGTCATAGCAGGCCGCCAGACTGTAACCCAGTCCTCTCAAAGTATCCTTTAAGCTCCAGGTGTGAGGAGCTGGGACATCAGTACAAATAAACTCAGGATCCCCGTGGCCCCCAGTCTCTTCAGCAGGGCCATGCTGTCTTTGGGGATCACCACCTGGGCCAGGTCGTTGGTGATGACAGAAACCTCGTGAGCTACACAAACGAAGATGAAGGTGCTCACCAAGATGTTGAGCGAAGGGTTGCCCGGGATCAGGACCAGGATTCCCTTGGTGTCTGCCGCGAGCCAGATGTGGTACTGACATATGAACAGCTGGGGGCGACAAAGTCAAAGCACATATTTTCAGCTCCATCTTAAGAGTTACCACATGTTCATAAgatttgtttgggttttttttaaccaagttGACAAAGGAAGTCAAATTTGAATAGcgctgaacattttaaattcaacagGTGAAACATTCAGTTCTGTTAGACTTAGAGGGACATATTAagcatttcagttcattttattcagCTATGACATTActaatgaaaactcaaaaatctatattttttcagaaagaaaaatttatgcaagaaaataaaaaaatagtttaaatccAGAAATGGAATAGACTGGTCATGTTATCTACTCCTCTTACCTAATGTAAACCACTTTCTATTGCTCTGtatgaaataagaaataaacactggatgtttttcttttttctctttaatatgACAATCAGAAACTTGGAGTTTGCAATAGTtgtaaaccaaataaaattaaaaatatcggAAATATATCGCTGTACCTTATAAGTCTATACAAGATACACTTATATTTAACTACTGCAGTTATTTACATCTTGATGTAATCGCATATTGCCATCACTTACAGTTTTAATGCACTATTTACGATGTATTATGCAATTCTGAATTGCTACATGTACCTGCCTGCGCAGACAGGACCATCTTACCTCCAGGGAGATCTTCCCGAACCAGGAAAAGAACGAGCTGTAAACAGAGCGAGTGTAGCCAGGAATGTTCCTGATAAGAATGAAGGCCAAAATCTGTTAACACACAAAATGGAGACATTTCTAAGTCAAGCCAGGAAAACACAGTTTATGAAACTGCAAGTTTTGGAAGTAGGTATTAGGCAGAGTAAAAACATTCAGCATGGGCATAAATGCAGTTTATCACATTCATTATTTCAACTGTAAGTCAACATCTGaatacattcagaaaaaaatgttctagTGCTGCTGGCCTGGGAGTGACTTGGTGCAAATTCAAAACAACTGTCTTAAGTCCATAAACTCTGAATGATCAATATTGTTTGGCTTCTGGTAGTTTCTCCTTCCCAGCAAGAAATGATCTGATTGATGGAAGAAAGTTCAAAGAAATTATTGAGGGTTCtaaaaaaggaaactttgaaAATAATCAGCTTGGAGGCATCTTGCTTTGGTATGGAGATAAGACTACCAAAGCTCAAGGGTACCATGACATTGACCTGTAGCATTGGTGTACAAGCTgtttcaaagtgaaaaacagtGTCATTTATAGTGGATTAACAGGATCTTGACTCCAAACCCTTAAGAACttaagaaaattacaaatgtaaCAATGGAAGACTGTACCTGGACCACAGAGATGTAAGGGTGCATCTCATTGCACTCCGTTTTGGTTTTGCAGCTGCTCGCCCATATCGAGTATGTCTTGAAAATGAGGAAGAGGGGTTAGGCACATTTCTGCAACATAGGTCGACTGAGAAACAAAACGTAACAAGGTCTTACTATGAAGGAAACCACcgagaagaaaagcagcaagtTGGAAATCTTTGCAGGGAAAAGAGCTTCTCCTTTGCCCTCCGACAACACCTGACGCTTCTGCAGCACCAGGTAGATGAAGGCAAACACCATGCCATGAATCACAGCCTGCGTGCCAACAAGTCGAAGCCGTCTCAGTTTACAGTAAACTGAAACTGGTTAGAAGTACGCTGGTCGCCACATTTGACTTACAAATCGGTCCAGCTGCCATCTGAACCACCACTCATGGACACTTCCGTTCAGCTCAAACAGCTTAGAGACGGGCCACACTGAGAACACGCTCATGAAAAGACTCTGGAGAAAAGATTCGACATGGAGATCAAACTGAAAGTGCCGCACATCACGCCAAAATACAGAAgacttacaaataaaataccacTCATTATAGTCAGATTAAGTAGAGCCGAGTAAATGAACCCACCTGTGAGAAGGCAAAGAAGCAGATAATCAGTAACAGGCCCAGTAACTTGGCCAGAATGCCAAGATGCCAGATACCACTACCTGTCCAGACAAcaggatttcttttaaaaagacaccACTCATCTCTAAAACTACACACAATGCAATATCTGTACTGCTAACCAAATGCAAGTACAGTTTTGGTGAAATGTTTGCATGCACTCATGTTGGGCAACATTGTCATTACTTTTAGGTCTAAAGAAAGTAAATTCAAACTTGctcagttctgtttttgaaacaaactgaagttgAAAAATGGTCCAAACCCCTACTTTAAAACCCCCAAATGAATAACAGTCATGCATATGCAAACCTTTCACTGAAAActtgcaatttttaaaattataaataaaagtatacaAAGTTGGTGgtgaaattaataataatctcaTATTTGACACCTACTGTTAGTCCTTTTCTGAAGGATCTGAGGCCAAATGGCCATTGTGGCGTAGATGAGAACAAACCAGAATGTGACCAAGGGGACAAAGTAGTAGAATTGGTATGGTCTGTCCATTACAATGCAAAGTACCACCACAAGGAAGTTTAGCCGGAACAACACCTGTAAGcatacacataaaaataaaaaacactcaTAAGCATACACATGTCACTCAAGTAGGGGATTCCTAAAAAAGGTTAAAGAATAACTGAGTGTCTCCTTACCTGACACACTCTATGAAGTCCAAAGTCTCCCTTGAgccagaaaa from Gambusia affinis linkage group LG14, SWU_Gaff_1.0, whole genome shotgun sequence includes the following:
- the casd1 gene encoding N-acetylneuraminate 9-O-acetyltransferase isoform X4, whose protein sequence is MITNQQLDLYNQAATEVLNSSKYSGRSRVKLLAAARQAALETIINSDDGLHLPEGTRNVGAMVLMNSLCNKLLRPIDGSCCQTVSPPNLIQKLSACFFLGAAVVFVALHVLGCNRHRRHATPDVESLEEKKPATAGAPLGPKAPFQALCRMGVIMLYFYLCDRADVFMKEQKFYTHSAFFIPLIYILVLGVFYSENTKEVKLLNREQTDEWKGWMQLVILIYHVSGASAFVPVYMHVRVLVAAYLFQTGYGHFSFFWLKGDFGLHRVCQVLFRLNFLVVVLCIVMDRPYQFYYFVPLVTFWFVLIYATMAIWPQILQKRTNSSGIWHLGILAKLLGLLLIICFFAFSQSLFMSVFSVWPVSKLFELNGSVHEWWFRWQLDRFAVIHGMVFAFIYLVLQKRQVLSEGKGEALFPAKISNLLLFFSVVSFITYSIWASSCKTKTECNEMHPYISVVQILAFILIRNIPGYTRSVYSSFFSWFGKISLELFICQYHIWLAADTKGILVLIPGNPSLNILVSTFIFVCVAHEVSVITNDLAQVVIPKDSMALLKRLGATGILSLFVLMSQLLTPGA